A single genomic interval of Theropithecus gelada isolate Dixy chromosome 16, Tgel_1.0, whole genome shotgun sequence harbors:
- the TIAF1 gene encoding LOW QUALITY PROTEIN: TGFB1-induced anti-apoptotic factor 1 (The sequence of the model RefSeq protein was modified relative to this genomic sequence to represent the inferred CDS: substituted 1 base at 1 genomic stop codon), which yields MSSPSSPLREPSFLCAAGDIGEQSWVXVLTNEFGRGSPVLLGWVEQAYTDKCACGPSTPPAPTPPSLSQRVMCNDLFKINPFQLQQFRADPSTASLLLCPGSLDHKLNLRGKTWG from the coding sequence ATGTCATCTCCATCTTCACCCTTGAGAGAGCCGTCCTTTCTCTGTGCAGCTGGAGACATTGGTGAGCAGAGCTGGGTCTAGGTTCTTACGAATGAGTTCGGGAGGGGCTCTCCGGTACTGCTGGGCTGGGTTGAGCAAGCCTATACAGACAAGTGTGCGTGTGGACCATCCACACCTccggcccccaccccaccctctttGTCTCAGCGTGTTATGTGCAATGACCTATTTAAGATAAACCCATTCCAACTACAGCAGTTCAGGGCTGATCCAAGCActgcctccctcctgctctgTCCAGGTAGCCTGGACCATAAACTCAACTTGAGAGGGAAGACTTGGGGTTGA